In a single window of the Cucurbita pepo subsp. pepo cultivar mu-cu-16 chromosome LG18, ASM280686v2, whole genome shotgun sequence genome:
- the LOC111779948 gene encoding formin-like protein 11, producing MGCVLMIIIFMSIPFSTQNSHILIANSPLNAAESFDVEELERVSGEDESGGNEPFILERFRALLGLKSLQSDVSFSPSPSPSPSPAAIAPSPVHVATHRVHIHEHSHPHQLRLHKRRPVYKPKREEEDAREGRVRKILVAVLVSAGVTILICSIIAFWVCKKFKTQREEATEKLSVKSETVEKSAKPNSPKSPKSGLDPFDLGMLGMDAEEEQTQCSVSEKEISVHKEREMGQEMLDSEFDNVSVSSTKEMMYVHEEDDSKSIQCVSAKADSSSGDRITPVKSCSSDDEESFHSCGDSNLSNARLSNASESSSANVITKSTCSVPIMNLPSKLETTQCDDSNKPSTSDQSHITLSPCNPESKMQMVSLSVGGQKNVPSLSPPPPPPPPPPPITDRSSFSLSSPFSTGSTSSSALLRSSSPAMSDSSSLSQIPWNDLTSPNPAAKPSLPSSSIPPPPSPPPSLKAKAYSFKTPPPLPSKLPQFMAFGKEGNSRPKLKPLHWDKVRAAPDRSMVWDKLRWSSFELDEEMIESLFGYNQHDSMKNGDASNKSPSPTKHILEAKRLQNLTILLKALNLSTEQVCEAIEQGTGMRLRQLEALVKMVPTQEEEAKLLSYEGNIGELGFTENFVISILKIPFAFQRVEAMLYRETFEDEVNHLRNSFSILEEACKELKSSRLFLKLLEAVLKTGNRMNVGTSRGGARAFKLDALLKLSDVKGTDGKTSLLHFVVQEMIRSEGIRVSGSIMGKISQKNKSRTIEERENDYRRMGLDLVSGLSTELHNVKRAATIDLKVVASLRGNLNDGMAKLQKLVGKELSVDERSGNFVGAMKGFMSYVKKTMEEVRKDEEGVMSSVREITEYFHGNVSKEETNPLRIFVIVRDFLGMLDSVCKSFKIGSS from the exons ATGGGTTGTGTTCTCATGATTATTATCTTCATGTCCATACCTTTTTCAACGCAGAACTCCCACATTTTGATTGCTAACTCACCATTGAATGCAGCAGAGAGCTTCGATGTTGAAGAGTTAGAGAGGGTTTCGGGGGAAGATGAGAGTGGAGGAAATGAGCCTTTCATTCTGGAGAGATTCAGAGCTCTACTTGGACTCAAGAGCTTACAATCGGATGTTTCGTtttcgccgtcgccgtcgccgtctCCATCACCGGCAGCCATTGCTCCTTCCCCTGTTCATGTGGCAACTCATCGAGTGCACATTCATGAGCATTCCCACCCTCATCAGCTTCGCTTGCACAAGAGACGACCAGTATACAAACctaaaagagaggaagaagatgcaagAGAAGGAAGAGTCAGAAAAATTCTTGTTGCAGTTCTTGTGTCTGCAGGAGTCACCATTTTGATATGCTCTATTATTGCCTTTTGGGTCTGCAAGAAGTTCAAAACTCAGAGAGAGGAAGCCACGGAGAAGCTTTCTGTTAAGAGTGAAACAGTAGAGAAGTCAGCTAAACCAAATTCACCAAAATCACCAAAATCTGGCCTTGATCCGTTCGATCTCGGTATGCTTGGAATGGATGCTGAAGAAGAACAGACCCAATGTTCTGTAAGTGAAAAGGAGATATCTGTTCATAAAGAGAGGGAAATGGGCCAAGAGATGTTAGATTCAGAATTTGATAATGTAAGTGTTTCTTCAACCAAGGAAATGATGTATGTTCATGAGGAAGATGATAGTAAATCAATACAATGCGTATCTGCTAAAGCTGATTCCTCATCTGGGGATAGAATTACTCCTGTTAAATCTTGTTCTTCTGATGATGAGGAATCATTCCATTCTTGTGGTGATTCCAATTTGTCGAATGCTCGCCTTTCAAATGCTTCAGAATCTTCTTCTGCTAATGTGATAACAAAATCTACTTGTTCAGTGCCAATTATGAACTTACCAAGTAAATTGGAAACAACACAATGTGATGATTCTAACAAACCATCAACTTCTGACCAGTCGCATATTACCCTTTCTCCTTGCAATCCAGAAAGCAAAATGCAGATGGTTTCCCTCTCTGTAGGTGGCCAAAAGAATGTCCCATCTCTATCTccgcctccgccgccaccaccgccgccgccgcctatCACGGATCGCAGctctttttccctctcttcaCCCTTTTCAACTGGATCTACTTCCTCTTCTGCATTGTTAAGATCATCATCTCCAGCAATGTCAGATTCTTCTTCGTTATCTCAAATACCATGGAATGATCTGACATCACCTAATCCTGCTGCTAAACCTTCACTACCATCATCTTCTATCCCTCCACCCCCTTCTCCACCACCAAGTTTGAAAGCAAAGGCTTACTCTTTCAAAACTCCACCACCTCTTCCTTCCAAGCTCCCTCAATTCATGGCATTTGGAAAAGAGGGAAATTCGCGGCCAAAACTTAAGCCTCTCCACTGGGACAAAGTAAGAGCTGCACCAGATCGATCAATGGTTTGGGACAAGCTAAGATGGAGTTCATTTGA GCTAGACGAAGAAATGATTGAGTCACTATTTGGCTACAACCAACATGATTCAATGAAGAATGGTGATGCTAGCAACAAAagcccttctccaaccaagcATATACTAGAGGCAAAGAGACTTCAGAACCTAACCATTCTCTTAAAAGCCCTGAATCTCTCTACAGAACAAGTTTGTGAAGCCATAGAACAAG GGACGGGGATGCGTTTGAGACAACTTGAAGCACTGGTGAAGATGGTACCAACACAGGAAGAAGAGGCCAAATTGTTAAGCTATGAAGGAAACATCGGTGAATTGGGGTTTACagaaaattttgtgatatCAATTCTGAAAATACCATTCGCCTTCCAACGAGTAGAAGCCATGCTTTACAGAGAAACTTTTGAAGATGAAGTGAATCATCTCCGGAATTCGTTTTCCATACTAGAG GAAGCCTGTAAGGAGCTAAAATCGAGCAGGCTCTTCCTGAAACTACTGGAAGCGGTGCTCAAAACAGGGAACCGAATGAACGTCGGAACAAGCAGAGGAGGCGCAAGAGCATTCAAACTAGACGCACTCCTAAAACTATCCGACGTCAAAGGAACCGACGGAAAAACCTCCCTACTCCACTTCGTAGTGCAAGAAATGATCCGATCAGAAGGAATCAGAGTGTCCGGTAGCATAATGGGGAAAATCagccaaaaaaacaaatcgaGAACAatagaagaaagagagaacgaTTACCGAAGAATGGGACTAGATCTGGTATCCGGCCTGAGCACAGAACTGCACAACGTGAAGCGAGCGGCAACGATCGATCTGAAAGTTGTTGCGAGCTTGAGGGGGAATCTGAACGACGGAATGGCGAAACTGCAAAAACTGGTGGGGAAGGAGTTGAGCGTGGATGAAAGGAGCGGGAATTTCGTAGGCGCCATGAAAGGATTCATGAGCTACGTGAAGAAGACGATGGAGGAGGTGAGGAAGGACGAAGAAGGGGTGATGTCGAGCGTGAGGGAAATCACAGAGTACTTCCATGGAAATGTGAGCAAAGAGGAGACGAATCCGCTGAGGATATTTGTGATTGTGAGAGATTTTCTTGGAATGTTGGACAGTGTTTGTAAGAGCTTCAAGATTGGAAGTTCATAG
- the LOC111779947 gene encoding respiratory burst oxidase homolog protein B-like: MEGEENKPADSWSDTESTGSSKRVAFSGPLPGPSVAYKRTNSYSSSSTRSTMRIKDDDQYVEITLDVRDDSVSVQNIKGGDSETAMLASRLETKRPTLGSQLSFKLKQVSQELKRMTSSKSFNRIDRTKSGASRALNGLRFMTKNVGSEAWSEIENRFNELAINGELPKSLFARCIGMNESSEFAGELFEALARRRGITSSSITKGELREFWEQISDESFDARLQIFFDMVDKNADGRITGKEVKEIIALSASANKLSKIQDDAEEYAALIMEELDPDNLGYIELYNLEMLLLQAPNQASARNRVTDSRVLSQLLSQKLVPTKEYNPIKRTYRSLRYFVEDNRKRIWVFSLWLAVCAALFAWKFVQYRRRAVFHVMGYCVTTAKGAAETLKFNMAIVLLPVCRNTITWLRSTTKLGAVIPFDDNVNFHKVIAVGIAIGVLLHAGAHLTCDFPKLLHATDAQYEPMKPFFGEVRPNNYWWFVKGTEGWTGVVMVVLMIIAFTLAQPWFRRNRLNLPKIIKRLTGFNAFWYSHHLFIIVYVLFIIHGYYLYLSKKWYKKTTWMYLAVPVLIYACERLIRAFRSGYKTVRISKVAVYPGNVLALQMSKPHGFKYTSGQYIFVNCSAISPFQWHPFSITSAPGDDYLSIHIRTVGDWTSQLKTIFSKVCQPPSVNQSGLLRADIGQSSNKIRLPRLLIDGPYGAPAQDYKQYDVLLLVGLGIGATPLISIVKDVLNNIKEQKDIENGIADKHAKPFVTKRAYFYWVTREQGSFEWFRGVMDEVAENDRDRVIELHNYCTSVYEEGDARSALITMLQDLNHAKNGVDIVSGTRVKTHFARPNWRNVLKRVAINHPDQRVGVFYCGAQGLVGELRRLSQDFSRKTTTKFDFHKENF; encoded by the exons ATGGAGGGCGAAGAAAACAAACCTGCAGATTCATGGTCAGACACAGAGAGCACAGGGAGCTCCAAACGAGTTGCCTTCAGCGGTCCGTTACCAGGACCTTCTGTCGCCTACAAAAGAACCAACAGctacagcagcagcagcacaAGAAGCACTATGAGAATCAAAGACGACGATCAGTACGTCGAGATTACCTTAGACGTTCGCGACGACTCAGTCTCGGTTCAGAACATCAAAGGAGGAGATTCAGAGACGGCAATGCTAGCGAGCCGATTGGAGACAAAACGCCCTACGCTAGGCTCTCAATTGTCGTTCAAATTGAAGCAAGTATCACAGGAACTGAAACGGATGACATCCTCCAAAAGCTTCAACAGAATCGACAGAACAAAATCTGGCGCAAGTCGTGCCCTAAATGGCCTCCGATTCATGACCAAAAACGTCGGAAGTGAAGCCTGGTCAGAGATTGAGAATCGATTCAATGAACTCGCCATTAACGGAGAGCTTCCGAAGTCGTTGTTCGCAAGATGCatag GCATGAACGAGTCGAGCGAGTTCGCCGGCGAGTTATTCGAGGCCTTGGCTCGAAGAAGAGGCATAACTTCGTCCTCCATAACCAAGGGGGAACTGCGTGAATTTTGGGAGCAAATTAGCGATGAAAGCTTCGATGCAAGACTTCAAATCTTCTTCGATAT GGTGGACAAGAATGCCGATGGCCGCATTACCGGAAAAGAAGTCAAAGAG ATTATTGCATTAAGTGCTTCGGCGAATAAGTTATCAAAAATCCAAGACGACGCGGAAGAATATGCTGCTCTGATTATGGAAGAGTTGGACCCCGACAACCTCGGATATATCGAG CTTTACAATTTGGAAATGCTACTCCTGCAAGCGCCAAACCAAGCATCGGCCAGGAACCGCGTAACGGACAGCCGAGTGCTGAGCCAACTACTAAGCCAAAAGCTCGTGCCCACAAAGGAATACAACCCCATCAAGCGCACCTACCGCTCACTCCGCTACTTCGTTGAGGACAATCGGAAGCGCATTTGGGTCTTCTCTCTATGGCTCGCCGTTTGCGCCGCTCTTTTCGCCTGGAAGTTCGTCCAGTACCGCCGTCGGGCCGTCTTCCATGTCATGGGCTACTGTGTCACCACCGCCAAGGGCGCCGCTGAGACCCTCAAGTTCAATATGGCCATTGTTCTTCTCCCTGTTTGTAGGAATACCATTACTTGGCTCCGGAGTACGACCAAGCTTGGCGCTGTTATCCCTTTTGATGACAATGTTAACTTCCATAAG GTAATTGCTGTTGGCATTGCCATTGGGGTCCTTTTACATGCTGGAGCACATCTTACCTGCGACTTTCCAAAGCTACTCCATGCGACCGACGCTCAATATGAACCGATGAAGCCGTTTTTCGGTGAAGTACGACCGAATAACTATTGGTGGTTCGTGAAGGGGACGGAAGGGTGGACCGGGGTGGTGATGGTGGTGCTGATGATCATAGCATTCACCTTGGCTCAGCCATGGTTCCGCCGCAACCGCCTGAACCTCCCCAAAATCATCAAGAGACTCACAGGCTTCAATGCCTTCTGGTACTCTCACCATCTCTTTATCATTGTCTATGTCCTcttcatcatccatggctacTACCTCTATCTTTCCAAGAAATGGTACAAAAAAACG ACATGGATGTATCTAGCTGTCCCGGTTTTGATATACGCGTGTGAAAGATTGATTCGCGCGTTTCGGTCGGGCTACAAAACAGTGAGGATCTCAAAG GTTGCTGTGTATCCTGGAAATGTTTTGGCATTGCAAATGTCAAAGCCTCATGGTTTCAAATACACAAGTGGGCAGTACATATTTGTGAACTGCTCTGCTATTTCTCCGTTTCAATG GCATCCGTTTTCGATCACTTCTGCTCCAGGGGATGACTACTTGAGCATTCACATCCGGACTGTGGGAGACTGGACTTCACAGCTCAAGACCATTTTCTCTAAG GTATGTCAGCCACCATCTGTTAATCAAAGTGGTCTTTTGAGGGCTGATATTGGCCAAAGCAGCAACAAAATCAG GTTGCCAAGACTGTTGATAGACGGACCATACGGAGCTCCGGCACAAGACTACAAACAATACGACGTTCTTCTTCTCGTGGGGCTGGGGATCGGCGCCACGCCACTGATCAGCATCGTCAAGGATGTACTCAACAACATCAAGGAACAAAAAGACATCGAAAATGGCATCGCCGATAAGCATGCCAAGCCTTTCGTCACAAAGCGAGCTTACTTCTACTGGGTGACAAGAGAGCAAGGCTCATTCGAATGGTTTAGAGGTGTCATGGATGAAGTCGCCGAGAACGACCGAGATAGAGTGATCGAGTTGCACAACTATTGCACTAGCGTTTACGAAGAGGGTGATGCTCGGTCCGCCCTCATTACCATGCTCCAAGATCTAAACCATGCCAAGAATGGCGTTGATATTGTGTCCGGGACAAGGGTGAAGACTCATTTTGCTAGACCGAACTGGCGTAATGTCCTTAAGCGTGTTGCTATAAATCACCCTGATCAAAGAGTTG GGGTGTTTTACTGTGGAGCACAAGGGCTGGTAGGAGAGCTAAGGAGATTATCACAAGACTTCTCTAGGAAAACAACCACCAAATTTGATTTCCACAAGGAGAATTTTtag